Proteins from one Elgaria multicarinata webbii isolate HBS135686 ecotype San Diego chromosome 3, rElgMul1.1.pri, whole genome shotgun sequence genomic window:
- the CSF1R gene encoding macrophage colony-stimulating factor 1 receptor, with amino-acid sequence MDLFTPGAMGPAVFMLLVAAEIWHASASPTISPNNSTLIVKKGDPVRLHCSGNSSVQWVGINTRPKVMVYDNGTLYIPQASCQQMGNYRCGYVNSTEELASVFLLVKDPRSVWCVPFRKPTQVTEGSDVLFPCLITDPGFTGNVTLQREDEKTVPLEFSFSSQEGIRLHRVRMEHQGWYQCQALVQGQWVNSLAIGLIVNENFQPIFVTTETESNVRIQGEPFNATCSIYSPSYIYNTNWTVPPTGNVIVTKLETYDPVKSYITVFDFFIPSVQSQDSGKYTCFGGRSSGFSHSSVTLQVIDKGYLRLSTVQNKSQEKSVLDSLKLQVLIEAYPRPHTYRWTHRNPSGSAMDATYTGQMSFGKNRYNNTLNLNWTIESRSGIYTFFADNGEANASISFNIFVKTPPKALLLTNGSNIILCKSTGYPAPRIEWYTLPRHQHTDSRCSQDGILQKNDTSPQITRAVPFEGVSVKSTLNIEEMGDNVTFCCLAVNSEGDDFIFIPSVLANGIERNPSDIPKPVIIACAGIMFLLLLCIAFLFYKYKQKPKYQVHWKIIEGCEGNNYTFIDPTQLPYNKKWEFPRNNLQFGKILGAGAFGKVIEATAFGLGKENSSLKVAVKMLKSTAHTDEQEALMSELKIMSHLGHHENIVNLLGACTHGGPVLVITEYCPYGDLLNFLRKKAECLMIQDAFFESSLDSMATDYKNIYLGKKYIRSDSGFGSQCVENYLEMRPVAVSTSMPAKGRSSVSGEETDGSHLLHVHDLLLFSNQVAQGMNFLASKNCIHRDLAARNVLVADGRVAKICDFGLARDIMNDTNYVVKGNARLPVKWMAPESIFECVYTVQSDVWSYGILLWEIFSLGRSPYPGMKVNSKFYSLVKEGYHMGRPDFAPEEVYHLLTACWNLEPTKRPTFNQICTFLQKQLDASKEKDYKNLPCATEEEDSGCEPSSYCEESCESGESGQPLLNSNNYQFC; translated from the exons ccTCAGCATCTCCCACCATCAGCCCTAACAACTCCACTCTGATCGTGAAAAAAGGAGACCCTGTGCGCCTACATTGCTCCGGGAATTCCAGCGTGCAATGGGTCGGCATAAACACTAGGCCTAAAGTGATGGTGTATGACAACGGCACCCTCTATATACCGCAGGCCTCTTGCCAGCAGATGGGAAACTACCGCTGCGGTTATGTCAACAGTACTGAGGAACTGGCATCTGTATTTCTGCTTGTGAAAG ATCCTAGGTCAGTATGGTGTGTCCCCTTCAGAAAGCCCACTCAGGTGACAGAAGGCAGCGATGTGTTGTTCCCGTGTCTGATCACTGACCCTGGATTCACAGGCAATGTCACCCTTCAGAGAGAAGATGAGAAGACAGTGCCCTTAGAATTCTCTTTCAGCTCTCAGGAGGGCATCCGTTTACACAGAGTACGCATGGAGCATCAAGGCTGGTACCAGTGTCAGGCCCTGGTTCAAGGACAGTGGGTGAATTCTCTAGCAATTGGACTTATTGTTAACG AAAACTTCCAGCCTATATTTGTCACCACTGAAACGGAAAGCAATGTGAGAATACAAGGAGAGCCTTTCAATGCCACCTGCAGTATATACTCTCCTTCCTACATCTATAACACCAATTGGACTGTTCCTCCTACTGGAAAT GTCATCGTGACTAAATTGGAGACATATGATCCCGTTAAAAGCTACATCACAGTCTTCGACTTCTTCATCCCTTCAGTGCAGTCACAAGACAGTGGGAAATACACCTGCTTTGGAGGTCGTTCTTCAGGATTTAGTCATTCTTCAGTTACCCTACAGGTGATAG acAAAGGATATTTGCGTTTGTCCACCGTTCAGAACAAGAGCCAGGAGAAAAGTGTGCTTGACAGCCTGAAACTCCAGGTGCTCATTGAGGCTTATCCTAGACCTCACACATATCGATGGACACACAGGAACCCATCTGGAAGTGCCATGGATGCTACGTACACTGGCCAGATGAGTTTTGGCAAAAACAG GTACAACAATACACTGAATCTGAACTGGACAATAGAAAGTCGTAGcggaatatatacattttttgcaGATAATGGTGAAGCCAATGCATCCATTTCTTTCAACATCTTTGTGAAAA CCCCACCTAAAGCTCTACTGTTGACCAATGGTTCCAACATCATTTTGTGTAAATCCACCGGTTATCCTGCTCCACGTATTGAATGGTACACATTGCCTCGCCATCAGCACACAGACAG CAGATGCAGCCAAGACGGAATACTGCAGAAGAACGACACCAGCCCACAGATCACCCGTGCAGTTCCTTTTGAAGGCGTGTCGGTGAAGAGCACCTTGAACATTGAGGAGATGGGAGACAATGTCACGTTTTGCTGCCTAGCAGTTAATAGCGAAGGGGATGATTTCATCTTCATTCCTTCAGTTCTTGCTAATG GGATAGAAAGGAACCCAAGCGATATTCCCAAGCCAGTTATTATAGCCTGTGCAGGAataatgtttcttcttcttctgtgtatCGCCTTCTTATTCTACAAATATAAACAG AAACCGAAGTACCAAGTCCATTGGAAGATTATTGAGGGCTGTGAAGGAAACAATTACACCTTTATTGACCCCACCCAGCTTCCTTACAATAAGAAATGGGAGTTTCCTAGAAACAATTTGCAATTTG ggaagatcctgggaGCTGGAGCTTTTGGGAAGGTGATTGAAGCCACAGCGTTCGGGTTGGGGAAAGAAAATTCCAGCCTGAAGGTGGCTGTGAAAATGCTAAAAT CAACAGCACATACTGATGAACAAGAAGCACTCATGTCAGAGCTGAAGATCATGAGCCATTTAGGCCACCATGAGAACATTGTCAACCTGCTGGGAGCATGTACTCATGGAG GCCCTGTACTTGTCATTACTGAGTATTGTCCTTATGGAGACTTGCTGAATTTCCTGCGAAAGAAAGCTGAGTGTCTTATGATCCAGGATGCATTTTTTGAGTCCTCTCTGGACAGCATGGCAACTGACTATAAAAATATCTACCTTGGGAAGAAATACATCCGAAG TGACAGTGGATTTGGAAGCCAATGTGTGGAGAACTATCTGGAAATGAGACCAGTGGCAGTGTCTACTTCTATGCCAGCAAAAG GGAGGAGTTCAGTATCAGGGGAAGAAACAGATGGCAGCCATCTTCTTCATGTGCATGACTTGCTGCTGTTCTCCAATCAGGTGGCTCAGGGAATGAACTTCCTTGCTTCAAAAAAT TGCATCCACCGAGATTTGGCAGCAAGAAATGTGCTCGTGGCTGATGGCCGAGTGGCCAAGATCTGCGACTTCGGCCTGGCGAGAGACATCATGAATGATACAAACTATGTTGTCAAAGGCAAT GCTCGCCTGCCAGTGAAGTGGATGGCCCCAGAGAGCATCTTCGAATGTGTTTACACGGTGCAGAGCGATGTGTGGTCTTATGGCATCCTTCTCTGGGAGATCTTCTCCCTAG GCAGGAGCCCCTATCCTGGCATGAAAGTGAACAGCAAGTTTTATAGCCTGGTAAAAGAGGGATACCACATGGGCAGGCCGGATTTTGCTCCAGAAGAGGT GTACCATCTCTTGACCGCCTGCTGGAACCTGGAGCCCACTAAAAGGCCTACCTTTAATCAGATTTGTACTTTCCTTCAAAAGCAGCTGGATGCTAGCAAGGAAAAG